Genomic segment of Wolbachia endosymbiont (group A) of Longitarsus flavicornis:
ACAATCATTAGCTCCATGTGAAAGATAAACGGCAAAATAGCTGCAGCACTGCAGAATGAGAATCTGTATTCACGGAATATTGGCAATAGACTATTTCCCTGCCAACTGCAGTATTGCCCGATCATGGTGAGCACTAGAATAGCTAGTGCAATAGAGTTAAATAAAGAATTGTAATATGGTGCTCCAACTGAAATTAATTCACCGGTTAAATATTCGAGCACTGTAGGATATAAAGTGCCAACGAACACAATGAAAAAGGCAGTGATGAATAATAAATTGTTCATCAGCATCATCGTAAGGCTTGAAAAGAATCTTCTACCCTCTGTCACTTGAGTAGCAAGTTTCTTTCTGGATTCCAGTGTCACGCACTGGAATGACATTGCAGATGTGTGATTTTTTCTCGTAAACACTACAAATATTACTAAGCTACTGACTGTAATTACACCAAGTAGAGTTAATATATACAGTCCATACCTTGGATCATCTGCAAACGTGTGCACTGAAGTAAGTATTCCTGAGCGGACTAGAAATGTTCCAGTCACACTCAATATAAAAGTTGTAAGCGTAAGTAAAATAGCAAAGTTTCTTAAAACATTGAAATTTCGTACCACAAGCAACAAATGTGTCAGCGCTACTGCAATTAGCCACGGCATCAAAGAAACGTTTTCCACTGGATCCCAAAACCAAAATCCACCCCACCCAAGTTCGCGATATGCCCACCAGCTACCCAAGCTGATGCCCAAAGTGAGCAGCGACCAAGAAATAAGTATCCAAGACCTGACAATTTTAGCCCAAACATTTCCTTCAACTTTTGCAATTAATCCAGCTATAGAGAGCGAAAAAGGAACACTAAATCCAAGGTACCCCAAATATAATATCGGTGGATGAATAGCAAGGCCTATATCTTGCAATATCGGATTAAAACCCAGTCCATCTGTTTCAATGCCTGGCATTTTAGTAAAAGGATTCGACTCAAGTAAAGTGAACAGTAAAAAACAAAAGCAAATCAAGCCTTGGGTGATCAAGGATACTTTCTTCAATTTACTGTCGTTATCAATAAAAATACCCATCAGAAATAGGTAAAAGGTAAGTACTAATGCCCAAAGCAACATGGACCCTTCTTTGTTTCCCCAAACACCACAAATCTTGTAGATCAAAGGTTTTGTTGTGTGTGAGTGGTAGTATACGTTTTCAAGTGAAAAATCATTTGTAATGTGGCAGTAGATCAAAATAGCCATTGATGTTGATACACAAAAAAATATGGCAGTGGTAATAAACCGACAAGAACTAAGCGGTAAAAACAAATATGTCAAAGACAATAAGCAGGCTATGAGTAGCAATATATTCCCAAATTCAGGCATAAAAAATTATAGTTTTTATATAAACAATATTACTGATGACAAGTAAGAAGTTAAAGTGTTAATTGATGCTAGCATAATGCTCCCGTAGTTAGCTGTGCTAGTATTAATTAAAAATTAAATATTAAATCTTTATACTTTTATAGATAGCGTTAATATTGAGGTAACATTGTGGGTACAACTAAGATTAGTAAATTTCCATTTAATATAAAAGGTAAAGTGGCAAAACAACATGCCGAACCAATAGTCGCAAAAAATCTCTATACTATTTTGGGATTCAAAGATATAGAAGATTTTGGAAATAAGACAAGTAAGCTTGTTAATAAAAAAGTTTGGCAATCATTTGTTGACTGCTTTGCAAAAGAAATAGATTATGCAGCAACCGAAAAAGTTGTAAAAAACATCGTTTGTAACATTGCAAAAAGTGATCAAGGTAATGCTTTTACCAAAACTGAACATCTGATATTAAATGAAAAGCAAGATAATAAAAAGAGAGAAAAAGCGATTAGAAAAGCTATTAGTATTTTGAGGAAAATCAATCCAGAAAAAGCCTTTAATGAACTTTCAGTAATAAAAAAACAAGCTGAAGATTTTTTACAAACCGATTTTTATAAAGCACAGAGTAAACCACTTCAAGGATTTGCTCCCTCCGGTGGACAGCTCTTTGCGGAAACTCTGAAATATATAGAAACACTAGAAAGATTATCCGAAGTAAAAAAAGAAGGGCTAGTTAAAGATTTCTTGTTAAATCATGTTAGTTCATTGAATAAAAAGTATCCTAAATCACAGAGTAAAAGGGAAGATGCTATAACAATACTATCAAGTGATGAGTTGAAGAATTTTTACAATAAAGGTGTAGAAGAAGGAATATTACAACCAATGGCATCTTACAAAGAATGTAGAAACCTGTATGACAAAATGAACCAGATAAAAAATGAATCCAAAAGTATAATTAAAAGAGAAGAACGGGAAGAAAATTTAAAGAAAATAGATAAGTCGATAATCAGCGCAATTAATGACATAAAAAAACATAGAGAAGCAATCCTTAACTGTAAAGACTTTCAAAGTTCTTACATAAAAGAGAAAAAAGAACATCCATTTAGAGGCAACGCATGTCAAAAAATGATTGATATATATCAAGAGAGAATTGTTGGATATCAGGAGAAAATTCGTCAAAACTTAAACCAAATAAAAGCGATATTAAAAAGTGCGCCGCAAGAAATGGATGATGTGGAAGAATTAGAGGAAATAATCGATGGTATACATGAAGCAAAACAGTTCGATGAAGATTTTGATTCAGCTTTAATTTGTTTATCGAACATGCAGAATGAGCTAGATATTCAACTGGAAAATCCTCCAACAGAGCTAAGAGTTTCACACATTAACGTTAAAACTAAGCTAATTAGGTTATAAGGGCGGGATTTTTGGGATAATTTTAATTCAAGACAGCTCTTAGTCTGTGTTTTAATTTGGTTGTGTTTTATTAAAAAAACTTTAGATTTATTGCATAATCGATACTCAAATATAATGACACAGACTTGGAATTTGTTACAAACAGGGCAAAAGGAAGGCTATAAAATTGCGTATACTAATGCTCGTATTATCGACCCGGAAACTAAACTTGATATAAAAGGTTCGCTATTGACTGAAGGGGATAAAATTGTTGATTTTGGCGAATCATTATTTTCAACAAGTGGAGTTGACGAAACAATAGACTGTAAAGGGCTTGTTCTAATGCCAGGCCTTATTGACATTCACGTACATTTTCGTGAACCAGGGCAGGAACATAAAGAAACTATATATACAGGTAGCAAATCTGCAGCTGCGGGAGGTGTTACAACTGTAGTTTGTCAGCCGAACACTGCTCCAGCAATTGATAGCGTTGTTTTGGCTAAATATTTGAAATATAGAGCATTTGAAACTTCGCATGTGAATGTTGAATTTTACGCTAAAATCACCACTTCGGAAGAACACCTGACTGAAATGGCACTTTTAAAGGAAGCAGGTGCGGTTGGGTTCACTGATGATGGCATGCCAGTTATGAACCCAATGATTATGAGACAGGCGCTGCTTTATTCAAGCATGCTGGGTGTTCCTATTGCTCAACATGCAGAAGATTTAAATTTATCAGCAGGTGGTGCAATCAACGAAGGTAAAATTTCTGAAGAATTGGGAGTAAAGGGAATCTTGAGTGCATCAGAATCGGTTATGGTAAGTCGCGATATACTGCTCATGAAAGATATGGAGAATGTGCACTACCATATTTTACATGTCTCTTCAAAAGATTCACTTGATGCTATTAAACGTGCAAAAGATTTGGGATTAAATGTTACGTGCGAAGTAACCCCTCATCACTTCACTTTGACTGAAGATATAGTAAAACAACATGGGGCAATTGCAAAAATGAACCCGCCACTTCGCACTGAAGAAGATCGTTTAGCTATGATTGAAGGTTTAAAGACAGGTGTGATTGACTGCATTGCAACCGATCACGCTCCGCATGATCGTAGTTCTAAAGATCTGCCACTTGAAAATGCTGCATTTGGTATTGTTGGTCTTGAAACAATGCTGCCCCTTTCACTTGAACTCTATCACAGTGGGCAAATGGGTCTACTTGATGTGCTCGCAAAATTGACATATAAGCCTGCAGATATAATACACATACCACGTGGTCGTATACAAAAAAACCTTGCTGCAGACTTAATTTTAGTTGACCTCAATCATGAATGGGAAATTAAAACTGACAACTTTGCTAGTAAATCAAAGAATTCCCCTTTCGATGGTCGCAAAGTAAAAGGACACATAGTACGCACTGTTGTGTCCGGCAAAACTGTATACTCACAGAAGCCCCCTCTCATCATTCCAGTACCCCCCATCCAAGTAGCGTGACACTGGTTCCTTAACAAGAGATCCCGCTAACAAGTAGCGGGATGACGGTTGTCGTTTAGCTACAAACATTAAGAAATTCACCAAACGAAAAAAAAGGCAAAAGAAGCCCCGTGGTTGGCTAATTACTTACATTATACTTTCAAGTATGGCGTTTTTTTATTCTAAACACTTAATAATCGCGATTCAGCTACTTTTAAACCG
This window contains:
- a CDS encoding dihydroorotase encodes the protein MTQTWNLLQTGQKEGYKIAYTNARIIDPETKLDIKGSLLTEGDKIVDFGESLFSTSGVDETIDCKGLVLMPGLIDIHVHFREPGQEHKETIYTGSKSAAAGGVTTVVCQPNTAPAIDSVVLAKYLKYRAFETSHVNVEFYAKITTSEEHLTEMALLKEAGAVGFTDDGMPVMNPMIMRQALLYSSMLGVPIAQHAEDLNLSAGGAINEGKISEELGVKGILSASESVMVSRDILLMKDMENVHYHILHVSSKDSLDAIKRAKDLGLNVTCEVTPHHFTLTEDIVKQHGAIAKMNPPLRTEEDRLAMIEGLKTGVIDCIATDHAPHDRSSKDLPLENAAFGIVGLETMLPLSLELYHSGQMGLLDVLAKLTYKPADIIHIPRGRIQKNLAADLILVDLNHEWEIKTDNFASKSKNSPFDGRKVKGHIVRTVVSGKTVYSQKPPLIIPVPPIQVA
- a CDS encoding heme lyase CcmF/NrfE family subunit, translated to MPEFGNILLLIACLLSLTYLFLPLSSCRFITTAIFFCVSTSMAILIYCHITNDFSLENVYYHSHTTKPLIYKICGVWGNKEGSMLLWALVLTFYLFLMGIFIDNDSKLKKVSLITQGLICFCFLLFTLLESNPFTKMPGIETDGLGFNPILQDIGLAIHPPILYLGYLGFSVPFSLSIAGLIAKVEGNVWAKIVRSWILISWSLLTLGISLGSWWAYRELGWGGFWFWDPVENVSLMPWLIAVALTHLLLVVRNFNVLRNFAILLTLTTFILSVTGTFLVRSGILTSVHTFADDPRYGLYILTLLGVITVSSLVIFVVFTRKNHTSAMSFQCVTLESRKKLATQVTEGRRFFSSLTMMLMNNLLFITAFFIVFVGTLYPTVLEYLTGELISVGAPYYNSLFNSIALAILVLTMIGQYCSWQGNSLLPIFREYRFSFCSAAAILPFIFHMELMIVLSITISIALLIFVLEAYSKRIRLFKVAFGESILLARRVSKSYYAMMLAHAGVAILVLGIAYSVGWQEKKENYLKIGDSITVNKFKVTLRNIELIKEKNFHAVRGTMDIRNLLNNKILGEVTPEYRFYLAEGQKNVESSIYHNLFSDIYVVIGEIDKSKSKIAAKVHYKPGMPIIWLGSFLIAFGSLLAAFPSSGRARLITE